One region of Bacteroidota bacterium genomic DNA includes:
- a CDS encoding NAD-dependent deacylase, whose protein sequence is MKKVVVFTGSGISAESGIKTFRDHDGLWENYKIEEVATPEAWARNPAKVLDFYNMRRKEVLQVLPNSAHLALVKLEQAFDVEIITQNIDDLHERAGSSKVLHLHGEILKARSSVDERLIVPVQGWKMEHGALCPKGSPLRPHIVWFGEMVPLLSVAAEIVSQADIFIVVGTSLAVYPAAGLVDFAPYDSEKYLVDPNESVYVKGVQIIREKAGTGLPRLVDQLLQDHSG, encoded by the coding sequence ATGAAAAAAGTGGTGGTTTTTACCGGTTCCGGCATCAGCGCTGAAAGTGGCATAAAGACATTTCGGGATCATGACGGATTATGGGAGAATTACAAGATTGAAGAAGTGGCGACTCCGGAAGCCTGGGCCAGGAATCCAGCAAAGGTTCTGGATTTTTATAACATGAGGCGAAAGGAAGTGTTGCAAGTCCTTCCGAATTCCGCACATTTAGCCCTTGTAAAACTTGAACAAGCCTTTGATGTTGAAATCATCACTCAAAATATTGATGATTTGCATGAAAGAGCCGGGTCAAGCAAAGTATTGCATTTACACGGAGAAATTCTGAAAGCAAGAAGTTCGGTTGACGAACGATTAATAGTTCCTGTTCAGGGCTGGAAAATGGAACATGGAGCTCTTTGTCCAAAAGGGTCTCCATTAAGGCCACACATTGTTTGGTTCGGGGAAATGGTCCCTTTACTTTCTGTAGCGGCTGAAATTGTGAGCCAGGCAGACATCTTTATCGTTGTTGGAACCTCTCTCGCTGTTTATCCCGCTGCCGGATTGGTCGATTTCGCTCCATATGACAGCGAAAAGTATTTGGTTGATCCCAATGAGTCCGTTTATGTGAAAGGTGTCCAGATCATTCGGGAAAAGGCCGGAACGGGCCTCCCAAGACTGGTTGATCAATTACTTCAGGATCATTCAGGATAA
- a CDS encoding class I SAM-dependent rRNA methyltransferase yields MNKFPRIILQPKKERSLMLFHPWLFSGAVKKTEGEIAEGDIVEIFSADNRYLATGHYHEGSIKARIFSFERTDALLPFWREKLAAAFAVREGLGLVENADTTVYRLVHAEGDGLPGLIIDIYGSVAVIQTHTLGMYRLVNVFAEALKDIYKGRLTTIYDKSADAMSKQALSIDSNHFIFGNESDTVVRENGISFYVNWVEGQKTGFFIDQRENRDLLRRYTVGKNVLNTFSYSGGFSMYALSSPAKLVHSVDSSKKAAEWAIRNAQLNNVSGSHTFFTEDVFDHLKGSDKFYDVIILDPPAFAKHLSSVDKATIGYRNLNTEGFKRIAPGGILFTFSCSQVIDKNLFRKIVFQAAAQSGRNVRILHQLSQGPDHPISIYHPEGEYLKGLVLLVD; encoded by the coding sequence ATGAATAAATTCCCCAGGATCATACTTCAGCCCAAAAAAGAAAGATCACTGATGTTATTTCACCCCTGGCTATTTTCAGGTGCTGTGAAAAAGACAGAAGGTGAAATTGCGGAAGGAGATATCGTTGAAATTTTTTCAGCGGATAACCGCTATCTCGCTACCGGACATTATCACGAGGGCTCAATCAAAGCCAGGATATTTTCCTTTGAACGAACAGATGCGCTACTCCCATTCTGGAGGGAAAAGCTCGCTGCAGCTTTTGCGGTTCGGGAAGGTCTTGGTCTTGTGGAAAATGCTGACACTACGGTTTATCGCCTGGTGCATGCAGAGGGCGATGGACTTCCCGGACTGATCATCGATATTTACGGGAGTGTTGCAGTGATTCAAACGCATACTCTTGGTATGTATCGACTGGTAAATGTTTTCGCTGAAGCATTGAAAGATATTTATAAAGGCCGGCTGACTACCATTTATGACAAAAGTGCTGATGCTATGAGTAAGCAAGCACTTAGTATTGATTCGAATCATTTCATTTTTGGAAATGAATCTGATACTGTTGTCAGAGAAAATGGAATTTCATTTTATGTCAATTGGGTAGAAGGTCAAAAGACCGGTTTTTTTATTGATCAAAGGGAAAACCGGGATTTACTCAGGAGATATACTGTTGGTAAAAACGTACTGAATACATTTTCCTATTCCGGAGGTTTCTCCATGTATGCGCTTTCTTCGCCTGCTAAACTGGTTCATTCGGTTGACAGTTCAAAGAAAGCGGCGGAATGGGCAATCCGGAATGCTCAGTTAAACAATGTTTCTGGATCACATACATTTTTTACTGAAGATGTTTTTGATCACCTCAAAGGGAGTGATAAATTCTATGATGTGATTATACTTGATCCTCCTGCATTTGCGAAACATCTGAGTTCAGTTGACAAAGCCACCATTGGTTACAGAAATCTGAATACGGAAGGTTTCAAACGCATCGCTCCCGGAGGAATTTTGTTTACATTTTCCTGTTCCCAGGTTATTGATAAAAATCTTTTCCGGAAAATTGTATTCCAGGCAGCCGCGCAATCCGGAAGGAATGTCAGAATACTTCATCAGTTATCACAGGGCCCTGATCACCCGATTTCCATTTACCATCCGGAAGGAGAATATCTCAAGGGATTGGTACTACTTGTTGATTGA
- a CDS encoding DNA-3-methyladenine glycosylase, whose translation MKLDLDFYTRKDVVKIARNLLGKSLFTRFEGKLTGGIITETEAYAGVTDRASHAFGGRRTARTEIMYKLGGTAYVYLCYGVHSLFNVVTNIEGVPHAVLIRAIFPTTGMETIRARRNSGNKALKKICAGPGTVSSGLGIHYSHTGISLLENKIWIEDKQLDIDEKQIITGPRVGVDYAGKDALLPYRFILKEGFPME comes from the coding sequence ATGAAACTGGATCTTGATTTTTATACCCGGAAGGATGTCGTGAAAATTGCCAGAAATTTACTCGGCAAATCTTTGTTCACCAGATTTGAGGGGAAATTAACCGGTGGAATTATCACCGAAACGGAGGCATACGCGGGTGTTACCGACCGTGCTTCACACGCATTCGGAGGCCGAAGAACTGCACGAACAGAAATCATGTACAAACTTGGTGGAACTGCTTATGTTTATTTGTGCTACGGTGTTCACTCGCTTTTCAATGTTGTTACCAATATTGAAGGTGTTCCGCATGCGGTACTGATCAGGGCAATTTTCCCGACAACAGGAATGGAAACTATTCGTGCAAGGCGAAATTCAGGGAACAAAGCCTTGAAGAAAATTTGCGCCGGTCCGGGAACTGTTTCATCCGGATTAGGAATTCACTATTCACACACAGGAATCAGCTTGCTTGAAAATAAAATCTGGATCGAGGACAAGCAGCTGGACATCGATGAAAAACAGATCATTACAGGACCACGTGTAGGAGTAGATTATGCCGGAAAGGATGCGCTTCTGCCCTATCGTTTTATTCTGAAAGAAGGTTTTCCCATGGAGTAA
- a CDS encoding OmpA family protein, which yields MIYKNLLRGIIFAFLFLQIFSVGAQNADQKWSLGFHGALIEPQSSLGSQFYDFTINSTTFGQGLSLNHYLNKSFDLGLFGVAGKMAQSKGAYNYNDLVFALNLRLRYKLYNGYLLNEEAIIGPYITGGVGGAHGTVDALGKSEGRLKEGINQLDLYGGAGIRFRINEYISLDWQTGVHMPSDNKWDANTGGVKDQFLEHSLGFILNLGEGKDSDGDGVSDRHDKCPNTPAGVKVNEEDGCPLDRDKDGVADYQDDCPDVAGIAALKGCPDKDGDGVADKEDRCPDVAGLMNLGGCPDADADGIADLDDKCPNTKAGYKVDATGCPMDSDGDGVVNEEDDCPSVKGLAFLKGCPDGDGDGIADKDDKCPTVAGIKANNGCPEIPKEIVTQITKIASKIFFETGSDKLKSVSKTQLDDLVDILKKYPEAKLAVEGHTDNTGNPEKNVQLSQKRCESVKNYLVSKGIDANRLSATGYGDTKPIADNKTADGRAKNRRVELRTEF from the coding sequence ATGATTTACAAAAATTTACTTCGAGGAATTATTTTTGCGTTTTTGTTCCTTCAAATTTTTTCTGTCGGCGCTCAAAATGCGGATCAAAAATGGAGTCTTGGATTCCATGGAGCTCTTATCGAGCCACAATCAAGTCTTGGTAGTCAGTTTTATGATTTTACCATCAACAGCACCACATTTGGTCAGGGACTTTCACTGAATCATTATCTGAACAAATCATTTGATTTAGGTTTGTTTGGTGTTGCGGGTAAAATGGCCCAGTCAAAAGGAGCCTACAATTACAATGACCTTGTATTTGCCCTGAATCTGAGATTGCGTTACAAACTTTACAATGGTTATCTTTTAAATGAAGAAGCAATCATTGGACCGTATATCACCGGAGGTGTGGGTGGTGCTCATGGTACTGTTGATGCTCTTGGAAAATCAGAAGGCCGTCTGAAAGAAGGAATCAATCAGCTCGATTTGTATGGAGGTGCCGGGATTCGTTTTCGGATAAATGAGTACATCAGCCTTGATTGGCAAACCGGAGTCCACATGCCGTCCGATAATAAATGGGATGCGAATACAGGCGGTGTAAAAGATCAATTCCTGGAACACTCTCTCGGCTTCATTCTGAATCTTGGTGAAGGAAAAGATAGTGATGGCGATGGAGTAAGTGATCGTCACGACAAATGCCCAAATACACCGGCAGGTGTAAAAGTAAATGAAGAGGATGGTTGTCCTCTCGATCGTGATAAAGACGGTGTTGCCGATTACCAGGATGACTGTCCGGATGTTGCAGGTATTGCCGCATTAAAAGGATGCCCTGATAAAGATGGCGATGGTGTTGCTGACAAAGAAGATCGTTGCCCTGATGTGGCAGGATTGATGAATCTTGGAGGTTGTCCGGATGCTGATGCTGATGGTATAGCTGATCTGGATGACAAATGCCCAAATACAAAAGCAGGCTATAAAGTTGATGCAACCGGTTGCCCTATGGATTCTGATGGCGACGGTGTAGTTAATGAGGAAGATGATTGTCCTTCAGTGAAAGGACTTGCATTCCTGAAAGGTTGTCCGGATGGTGATGGCGATGGTATCGCGGATAAGGATGATAAATGCCCTACTGTTGCAGGAATTAAAGCAAACAATGGTTGTCCGGAGATTCCAAAAGAAATCGTGACACAGATCACAAAAATTGCAAGTAAAATTTTCTTCGAAACAGGAAGCGATAAGTTAAAATCAGTTTCTAAAACTCAACTGGATGACCTCGTTGACATTCTGAAGAAATATCCTGAAGCTAAACTTGCTGTGGAAGGACATACAGATAATACAGGAAATCCTGAGAAGAATGTTCAGCTTTCACAGAAACGTTGTGAGTCCGTGAAAAACTACCTGGTAAGTAAAGGAATCGACGCAAATCGTCTCAGTGCTACCGGTTATGGTGATACAAAACCTATCGCGGATAACAAAACTGCCGACGGTCGTGCGAAAAATCGTAGGGTTGAATTGAGAACTGAATTCTAA
- a CDS encoding dienelactone hydrolase family protein produces the protein MTRILALIALFLIQYGTSNAQSCCSPSATQKFGQLAMNSGFVAAHEAPLPFSYEAASGSMITFKCSDGTSASAFEIKSSQPTANWLIVIHEWWGLNDYIKREAEKLQVDLGKTNVLAIDLYDGKIAETPGVAQELMGGLKDDRARMIVQGAFSHIGPKAKIFTLGWCMGGGWSMQTALMAGKQLGGCVLYYGMPESDIAKLKTLKADVLGIFGTKDAWINSEVVSKFESNMKTAGKKLTVKNYDADHAFANPSNPKHDIAASADAYNVTLNFLKSRMK, from the coding sequence ATGACCAGAATTCTTGCTCTAATCGCTTTGTTCCTGATACAATATGGAACTTCCAACGCTCAATCGTGTTGCAGTCCGAGTGCCACTCAAAAATTTGGACAGCTTGCGATGAACTCCGGATTTGTTGCGGCACATGAAGCCCCACTCCCATTCAGTTACGAAGCTGCCTCGGGTTCAATGATTACATTTAAATGTTCAGATGGAACGAGTGCATCAGCATTCGAAATAAAATCATCCCAACCTACCGCCAACTGGTTAATTGTCATTCATGAATGGTGGGGATTGAATGATTATATCAAACGGGAAGCTGAAAAACTCCAGGTCGATCTTGGCAAAACAAATGTATTGGCAATCGATCTTTACGATGGCAAAATCGCGGAAACTCCGGGTGTTGCTCAGGAACTGATGGGTGGTTTGAAAGATGACAGAGCCAGAATGATTGTTCAGGGCGCTTTCAGTCACATCGGACCCAAAGCAAAAATATTCACACTCGGCTGGTGCATGGGTGGCGGATGGTCCATGCAAACAGCATTGATGGCCGGAAAACAATTGGGAGGTTGTGTATTGTATTACGGAATGCCGGAATCAGATATTGCAAAGCTGAAAACTCTAAAGGCAGATGTTCTTGGCATCTTTGGCACAAAGGATGCCTGGATCAACAGTGAGGTGGTCAGCAAATTTGAAAGTAATATGAAAACCGCTGGGAAAAAGCTGACAGTAAAAAATTACGATGCTGATCATGCTTTTGCTAATCCGAGTAATCCAAAACACGATATAGCTGCTTCCGCAGATGCCTACAATGTCACTTTAAATTTCCTCAAAAGCAGAATGAAGTAA
- the clpB gene encoding ATP-dependent chaperone ClpB produces the protein MNFNNFTIKSQEAIQQAQQHTERLGQQAIEPVHLMLGMMDVDENVLPFILKKVNVNPDSIQSVMNTLAEGLPKVSGGQKYLSDAANKVVQQALSLAKTFGDEYVSLEHIFLALVGSKDKAGLLLRNEGVTEKDTKAAILELRKGNKVNSATAEDTYNSLGKYAKNLNELARQGKLDPVIGRDEEIRRVLQILSRRTKNNPILIGEPGVGKTAIAEGLAHRIINGDVPENLKSKQIFSLDMGSLIAGAKYKGEFEERLKSVVKEVISAEGDIVLFIDEIHTLVGAGAGEGAMDAANILKPALARGELRAIGATTLGEYQKYIEKDKALERRFQKVQVEEPSTEDAISILRGLKERYETHHKVRIKDEAIIAAVELSERYISDRFLPDKAIDLIDEAASKLRLEIDSVPEELDEMNRRIMQLEIEREAIKREKDDRKLGDLNEEISNLNEQRRQLRAKWENEKQVVQGIQNIKEALENFKVEAEQAERAGDYGKVAEIRYGRVREAETKLHELEKQLSSMQSESALIKEEVDSEDIAGVVSRWTGIPVTRMLQSEREKLLHLEGELHKRVVGQTEAIAALADAVRRSRAGLQDSKKPIGSFIFLGTTGVGKTELAKALAEFLFNDENAMTRIDMSEYQERHTVSRLIGAPPGYVGYEEGGQLTESVRRRPYSVVLLDEIEKAHPDVFNILLQVLDDGRLTDNKGRTANFKNTIIIMTSNIGSHLIQESFEDMNEINKDDVIAKTKNKVYELLKKTIRPEFLNRIDEIIMFQPLTRDEVRDILELQFSLLQKMLLQNNITITATELAIDWLAQLGYDPQFGARPLKRVMQKKVLNELSKQILAGNVQKDDHIELDVNTNHEFIFHNSPKLAEI, from the coding sequence ATGAACTTCAACAATTTCACTATTAAATCACAGGAAGCCATTCAACAGGCACAGCAGCATACAGAACGACTGGGTCAACAGGCGATTGAACCAGTACATCTGATGCTTGGAATGATGGATGTGGATGAAAATGTACTCCCCTTCATTCTCAAAAAGGTGAATGTTAATCCTGACAGTATTCAATCTGTCATGAATACACTTGCTGAAGGTTTACCAAAGGTCAGCGGTGGACAGAAATACCTGAGTGATGCAGCCAATAAGGTTGTTCAGCAGGCTCTTTCGTTGGCTAAAACATTCGGTGACGAATATGTTTCACTCGAACACATTTTTCTTGCGCTGGTAGGATCAAAGGATAAAGCGGGTTTATTGCTGAGGAACGAAGGCGTAACAGAGAAAGACACCAAAGCAGCGATTCTTGAATTGAGAAAAGGGAATAAAGTGAATAGCGCTACCGCGGAAGATACTTATAACTCCCTGGGTAAATACGCAAAAAATCTGAATGAACTTGCCCGTCAGGGCAAGCTGGATCCGGTTATTGGTCGTGATGAAGAAATTCGTCGTGTTCTTCAAATTTTGTCCCGCAGGACCAAGAATAATCCAATATTAATTGGTGAACCTGGTGTTGGAAAAACCGCCATCGCGGAAGGATTGGCTCACCGGATAATCAATGGAGATGTACCTGAGAACCTGAAGAGCAAGCAAATCTTTTCTCTCGATATGGGTTCACTAATTGCCGGAGCGAAATACAAAGGGGAATTCGAAGAACGTTTAAAATCTGTGGTGAAAGAAGTGATTAGTGCCGAAGGAGATATTGTTCTTTTCATCGATGAAATTCACACCCTCGTTGGTGCAGGTGCCGGAGAGGGAGCCATGGACGCGGCGAATATCCTGAAACCAGCATTGGCACGTGGAGAATTACGGGCAATCGGTGCCACTACACTCGGGGAATATCAAAAGTATATTGAAAAAGACAAAGCCCTTGAACGCCGTTTTCAAAAAGTTCAGGTTGAAGAACCAAGTACTGAGGATGCGATTTCTATTTTACGCGGACTGAAAGAAAGATATGAAACACATCATAAAGTTCGGATTAAGGATGAAGCTATTATAGCCGCTGTTGAATTGAGTGAGCGTTATATATCCGATCGATTCCTTCCGGATAAAGCGATCGATCTGATCGATGAAGCAGCTTCCAAGTTGAGATTGGAAATTGATTCTGTTCCTGAAGAGTTGGATGAAATGAACCGGAGAATTATGCAGCTGGAAATTGAACGAGAAGCTATCAAACGAGAAAAAGATGATCGTAAACTCGGTGACCTGAATGAGGAGATCAGTAATCTCAATGAACAACGCAGGCAGTTAAGAGCGAAATGGGAAAATGAAAAGCAGGTTGTTCAGGGAATTCAAAACATCAAGGAAGCACTGGAAAATTTCAAAGTAGAAGCTGAACAAGCGGAACGTGCGGGTGATTATGGGAAAGTCGCGGAAATCCGATACGGCCGGGTTCGTGAAGCGGAAACGAAGTTGCATGAACTGGAAAAACAATTGAGTTCAATGCAATCGGAATCCGCGTTGATTAAGGAAGAAGTGGATTCTGAAGATATCGCCGGAGTTGTATCGCGCTGGACAGGCATTCCTGTGACTCGAATGCTTCAGAGTGAACGTGAAAAATTACTTCATCTTGAAGGAGAATTACACAAACGTGTTGTTGGACAAACTGAAGCCATCGCTGCTCTGGCAGACGCTGTACGCAGAAGTCGGGCTGGATTGCAGGATTCGAAAAAACCTATCGGTTCTTTCATTTTCCTTGGAACAACCGGTGTCGGTAAAACTGAGCTTGCCAAAGCTCTCGCGGAATTTCTCTTTAACGATGAAAACGCGATGACTCGCATCGACATGAGCGAATACCAGGAAAGACATACAGTGTCACGATTGATTGGCGCACCTCCGGGTTATGTAGGATATGAAGAAGGTGGTCAGCTGACGGAATCAGTCCGTCGCCGGCCCTATTCTGTGGTGCTTCTGGATGAGATTGAAAAAGCGCATCCGGATGTATTCAACATACTCCTCCAGGTTCTGGATGACGGAAGGTTGACTGACAATAAAGGTCGCACTGCAAATTTCAAAAACACCATTATCATCATGACCTCAAATATTGGTTCTCATCTGATACAGGAGAGTTTTGAAGATATGAATGAAATCAATAAGGATGATGTAATCGCGAAGACAAAGAACAAGGTTTACGAATTGCTCAAGAAAACAATTCGCCCTGAATTCTTAAACCGTATCGATGAAATCATCATGTTTCAACCGCTTACACGTGATGAAGTGCGCGATATTCTGGAGTTGCAGTTTTCACTCTTGCAAAAAATGCTTTTACAAAACAACATCACAATCACAGCCACTGAACTCGCTATCGATTGGTTGGCTCAACTCGGTTATGATCCACAGTTCGGCGCAAGGCCTTTGAAGCGTGTGATGCAGAAAAAAGTATTGAACGAATTGTCAAAACAAATTCTGGCAGGGAATGTTCAAAAGGATGATCACATTGAACTGGATGTCAATACAAACCATGAATTCATTTTTCACAATAGTCCAAAATTGGCAGAAATTTGA
- a CDS encoding MATE family efflux transporter — MQVQTSYRDIIKMAYPVIIGSLATTLLNITDTAFLGRVGEVELGASAVGGVLYFVFVMIGISIGIGAQILIARRAGEKKESEIGEIFDNSLYILFGLSLVLFIILEFLSPLLLRLILDSEPIIDASIRFLHYRAYGIFFIMLATVFRSFYVGIAQPRVYGIYSFIMALVNILLGYLLIFGNWGFPKMGIEGAGLASTISELIALIYIFGYTSVKRGIKQFQLFRFRRIDWKLISGIMNLSAPLVVQNLLSMGAWFVFFIFIEKIGAHELAISNIVRGAYMVAMTPIWGFSIAANSMVSNIIGQGKSEEVIALLNRIIKLALLVTGIMALINASIPRLILRIFTVDEILIQDSLGSFYVVIFAMLFFAFAIVCISAVSGTGATRAALYIEIAAILIYMIYNYVITFLFHGTVEMVWMSEIIYWIFTGVASYIFLRSLRWKKIVI; from the coding sequence ATGCAGGTACAAACAAGCTATCGCGACATTATAAAAATGGCTTATCCTGTGATCATCGGGTCACTGGCTACCACCCTTTTGAACATCACTGACACAGCCTTTTTAGGGCGGGTCGGAGAGGTTGAGTTGGGAGCATCTGCTGTCGGTGGTGTTTTGTATTTTGTTTTTGTCATGATTGGCATATCCATTGGAATCGGTGCTCAGATTTTGATTGCCAGAAGAGCCGGTGAAAAAAAGGAAAGTGAGATAGGCGAAATTTTTGACAATAGCTTATACATTCTGTTTGGACTCAGTTTAGTCTTGTTTATTATTCTGGAATTTTTGTCTCCGCTTTTGCTTCGTCTCATTTTGGATTCGGAGCCAATTATTGACGCAAGCATCCGTTTTTTGCATTACAGGGCGTATGGAATTTTCTTTATCATGCTGGCCACTGTATTTCGTTCATTTTATGTTGGAATCGCACAGCCAAGGGTATATGGGATCTATTCCTTCATCATGGCGTTGGTAAATATTCTGCTTGGTTACTTATTGATTTTTGGAAATTGGGGTTTCCCGAAAATGGGAATCGAAGGAGCAGGCCTTGCTTCCACCATTTCCGAATTGATTGCTTTGATTTATATTTTTGGTTACACTTCAGTGAAACGCGGGATTAAGCAATTTCAATTGTTTCGATTCAGAAGGATAGACTGGAAACTAATTTCAGGGATCATGAATCTGTCAGCCCCGTTGGTTGTACAGAATTTATTATCCATGGGAGCATGGTTTGTGTTTTTCATTTTCATAGAAAAAATCGGTGCTCATGAACTTGCAATTTCAAATATTGTACGGGGAGCTTACATGGTTGCGATGACTCCAATCTGGGGGTTTTCCATCGCGGCAAATAGTATGGTCAGCAACATCATCGGACAGGGGAAAAGTGAAGAAGTGATCGCACTTTTGAACAGGATTATTAAACTGGCACTGTTGGTAACCGGAATTATGGCCCTGATTAACGCTTCTATACCGCGTTTGATACTTCGCATTTTTACTGTTGATGAAATCCTCATTCAGGATTCCTTAGGTTCATTTTATGTGGTTATTTTTGCGATGTTATTTTTTGCATTCGCGATTGTGTGTATCAGCGCTGTGAGTGGTACCGGTGCAACGCGTGCCGCTCTGTACATTGAAATCGCGGCAATACTGATTTACATGATCTACAATTATGTGATCACCTTTCTGTTCCATGGAACCGTAGAAATGGTGTGGATGTCAGAAATTATTTATTGGATCTTCACCGGCGTTGCCTCCTATATTTTCCTCAGGAGTTTACGTTGGAAAAAAATTGTGATTTAA
- a CDS encoding RecQ family ATP-dependent DNA helicase → MNLIQQILTRYWGYSSFRSLQQDIILSVMEGNDTLALMPTGGGKSICFQVPALAKDGICLVVSPLIALMKDQVEHLRAKGIPAVAIVSGMSKNEIDIALDNCIYGKEKFLYLSPERLSSDIFLARLQKMKINLIAIDEAHCISQWGYDFRPSYLKIAEVRNQLPGVPILALTASATSEVQDDIQQKLAFKSPKVFRKSFERKNISYMVLHEEDKLQRMLNIMRKIQGTGIVYVRTRKKTREIAAFLQRNSVIASFYHAGLSASERAKIQEQWMSGKVRVVVSTNAFGMGIDKSNVRFVVHLDIPDSLEAYYQEAGRAGRDEQKAYAVLLYNESDIVDSERRLEMSFPEVQSIRHTYQALANYYQLPVGSGKGVSFDFDLSAFCANYNLQVAETFNCLKVLEMQGLIAVTESSDLHARLRVKANSQQLYEFQVKNTRFDHFVKVILRSYEGLFDDYVMIKESEIANRAGITLEECISLLKQLSQLRIFNYIESKDTPEITFTEERLDLKDLHIDRENLADRKKRYLFRQKAMLNYASSTDKCRSVLLLNYFGEESRSRCGVCDICLQRNKIGVSDLEFESISEKIKHFLSKGNAPLEDVVSTIQDFREDQALKVIEWMIDNSRIKYARGNELEWIHDSVS, encoded by the coding sequence ATTAATTTAATACAACAAATTCTTACCCGATATTGGGGGTATTCTTCTTTCCGTTCATTGCAGCAGGATATTATCCTTTCTGTGATGGAGGGAAATGATACACTTGCTCTGATGCCAACCGGTGGCGGGAAATCAATTTGTTTCCAGGTCCCCGCGCTGGCTAAAGACGGGATATGTCTTGTTGTTTCTCCTCTGATCGCTCTTATGAAAGATCAGGTAGAGCATTTAAGAGCAAAAGGAATCCCGGCTGTGGCAATTGTTTCCGGAATGAGCAAAAATGAAATAGACATTGCTCTGGATAATTGCATATATGGAAAAGAAAAATTCCTGTACTTATCTCCTGAACGTCTCAGCTCGGATATTTTTCTTGCTCGTTTGCAAAAAATGAAAATCAATCTTATCGCGATTGATGAGGCACATTGTATCTCGCAATGGGGTTATGATTTTCGTCCATCCTATTTAAAAATTGCGGAAGTCCGGAACCAATTACCAGGAGTTCCCATCCTTGCACTTACTGCATCAGCTACTTCGGAAGTTCAGGATGATATTCAGCAAAAGCTGGCTTTTAAATCTCCAAAGGTTTTCAGGAAAAGTTTCGAGCGGAAGAATATCTCATACATGGTACTTCATGAAGAAGATAAACTTCAGCGAATGCTGAACATCATGCGAAAAATTCAGGGCACCGGAATTGTTTATGTTCGTACGCGAAAAAAAACAAGAGAAATCGCGGCTTTCCTTCAAAGGAATTCGGTGATTGCTTCCTTCTACCATGCCGGACTGAGTGCTTCCGAACGTGCTAAAATTCAGGAACAATGGATGAGCGGAAAAGTACGGGTGGTAGTTTCTACCAATGCTTTCGGCATGGGGATAGATAAAAGCAATGTACGATTTGTGGTTCACCTTGATATTCCTGATAGTTTGGAAGCTTATTATCAGGAGGCTGGTCGGGCCGGACGAGATGAACAGAAGGCTTACGCGGTTTTGTTATACAATGAAAGTGATATTGTGGATTCTGAACGTCGACTGGAAATGAGTTTTCCTGAAGTTCAGTCTATTCGTCATACCTATCAGGCTCTCGCCAATTATTACCAATTGCCGGTTGGTTCCGGGAAAGGTGTCAGTTTCGATTTTGACCTGAGCGCTTTTTGCGCCAATTATAATTTACAGGTTGCTGAAACATTTAATTGTTTGAAGGTTTTGGAAATGCAGGGATTGATTGCTGTTACGGAGTCGTCTGATTTGCATGCACGATTGCGGGTAAAGGCTAATTCACAACAGTTGTATGAATTTCAGGTTAAAAATACCCGGTTTGACCATTTTGTCAAAGTGATCCTTCGGTCTTATGAAGGGTTGTTTGATGACTATGTAATGATAAAAGAAAGCGAGATTGCTAATCGTGCCGGAATTACTTTGGAAGAATGTATTTCGCTTCTCAAACAGCTGAGCCAGTTGAGAATATTTAATTATATCGAATCGAAAGATACACCTGAGATTACTTTTACCGAAGAAAGATTGGACCTGAAAGATTTGCATATCGATCGGGAAAATCTTGCAGATCGAAAAAAGAGATACTTATTCCGGCAGAAGGCTATGTTGAATTATGCTTCTTCTACAGATAAATGCAGAAGCGTGCTCCTGCTGAATTATTTTGGAGAAGAATCGCGATCCAGATGCGGTGTATGCGACATCTGTCTGCAACGAAATAAAATCGGCGTCAGTGATCTTGAGTTTGAATCCATATCAGAAAAAATAAAGCACTTTTTATCGAAAGGCAATGCTCCACTCGAAGATGTTGTAAGCACCATACAGGATTTTCGTGAAGATCAGGCACTGAAAGTGATCGAATGGATGATTGATAATTCCAGAATAAAATACGCACGTGGAAACGAACTGGAATGGATACATGATTCCGTGTCATGA